A part of Planococcus sp. MB-3u-03 genomic DNA contains:
- a CDS encoding class I SAM-dependent methyltransferase gives MLSYYSSLSAEVYDLDKPIGKSFGDVEFYRERLAGNEGRILEPATGTGRLLVPLLEDGLHIDGFDSSSEMLDICRAHCKERGLHPKLFEADMETFRIDVEYDAVILPAGTFQLLAGREQAIKALKNFRKHLAPGGRLLVDLYVPQGFEIDRPRTRTWQTKAGEVITLESKTVEVDWIKQCSVSHNRYEKWQGGKLIQTELERFPMRWYGVEEFKLLLGSQGFEDIIVSSNYEYGQYPKNAQHAVTFEAIAHI, from the coding sequence ATGCTCAGCTATTATAGTTCCTTGTCTGCAGAAGTGTACGACCTCGATAAGCCGATCGGCAAATCGTTCGGCGATGTCGAGTTCTACAGGGAGCGCCTTGCCGGGAATGAAGGGCGTATTTTAGAGCCCGCTACCGGGACCGGCCGTTTGCTCGTGCCGCTCCTAGAAGACGGCCTTCACATCGACGGCTTCGACAGTTCGTCCGAAATGCTTGATATTTGCCGAGCCCATTGCAAAGAACGTGGGTTGCATCCGAAATTATTCGAAGCGGATATGGAAACATTCCGCATCGATGTCGAATACGATGCTGTCATTTTGCCGGCGGGAACGTTCCAGTTGCTGGCAGGACGTGAACAGGCGATTAAAGCCTTGAAGAATTTCCGTAAGCATCTGGCGCCGGGCGGCCGGTTGCTCGTCGATTTGTACGTTCCGCAAGGCTTTGAGATCGACCGGCCGAGAACGCGGACCTGGCAGACAAAAGCCGGGGAAGTGATCACGCTCGAGAGCAAGACCGTCGAAGTCGATTGGATCAAGCAATGTTCCGTGTCGCATAACCGCTACGAGAAATGGCAAGGCGGCAAGCTGATCCAAACCGAACTCGAACGCTTCCCGATGCGCTGGTACGGCGTCGAGGAATTCAAGCTGCTGCTCGGCAGCCAAGGCTTCGAAGACATCATCGTGTCGTCCAATTACGAATACGGCCAATACCCAAAGAACGCTCAGCATGCCGTCACCTTTGAAGCAATCGCACATATTTGA
- a CDS encoding DUF5316 family protein: MKHFLLGLLVSGLIALIAFLADDWALLFPIAGAVAVIALVWAVISSITAGKQVKSSFNTSSERRRAQQARNAKVKNLVLFALPNLVLALYGLFILS; encoded by the coding sequence ATGAAGCATTTTCTACTCGGCCTTCTAGTATCAGGCCTTATCGCACTTATCGCTTTTCTAGCGGATGACTGGGCGCTATTGTTCCCGATTGCGGGTGCGGTCGCAGTCATCGCGCTTGTCTGGGCGGTCATCTCGTCCATCACAGCAGGCAAGCAAGTGAAATCTTCATTCAACACGAGTTCAGAACGCCGCCGGGCACAGCAGGCGCGCAACGCCAAAGTGAAAAATCTCGTGCTGTTCGCGTTGCCGAATCTCGTGTTGGCGCTTTACGGGTTGTTCATACTTTCTTAA